The genomic stretch CTATGCAGGTGTTTTTGTTGAGACAAAGGTAATGCGGTGACATTTTTAAAAATCAAGGTGCCGCCTTTTGCCTTCTCGATCTCACAATCAATATAGCCAGTAGTGTGGGTTCTATTGTGACCGAAGACCTCTTGTTCCAGCCGTTGCTCGGGTAAAGCACTACAGTTAACCACCACCACCGGACCTTTATTGCGTGAAGAATATTGGTGGATATATTGCGCAACTATTGTTTTACCTGAACCTTGCTCGCCAGAAATAATAATGCACGCATCAGTCACCGCAATACGTTTAATTTGCTCACGCAGTCGCTTCATCGGTAATGAGTCACCAATTAAACTAACTTGCTGATCTAATGGATTATCTGGCCATACTTTTTGCTCTAATTTAAGCATCCCTAATTGATGGCCGATACAATTAAGTAATCGTTTTTCAGGCATTGGTGAAGTGAAAAAGTCGATACAATAATTGACAATAAATTGGCGAACAGGATCTGAATTTAATTGGCTCTCTTTAATATAGGCAATCCAACGCACTTGTTTATTGGTGCTAACCAAGCAAGAAATGGCATTTAAACTTAAATTTTCTTGGCACAAATCAATAATGCCAATGCATGGGCCAAGTTGCTCTAATTGTTGTTGTGCCAATCTTAGATCATCACATCGATGGCACATCCAGCCAGTTTGTTGAATTGAATCAAACCAAGTTTCAGCTGAGCCTCCAATTGTGATTAAAGATCCAGGCATAATACCTATTTTAAACTGGCGTTCCATAATACTTTTTTTTCATCCTTGAACGGGTACTGATACCAATCGTAGTATTACCTAATTTATCAGTAGCATTTTATGCTGTTATAAAAGCCATCACTATATCGTTAAATAAAAGTTTGTTTGTATCATTAATGAGACAAGTTAAAATTTAATCGCATTTCTGCCATCGAATTAACATTATTCTGATAATAGAATGTATCCGTTATTGCTGAGATCTAAAAAACCCGCCATAGAGACGGGTTTTATTTATTAAATAACAATTATGTAAATAAGGACGAAGTCCGTAATTTACTTTATTGTTGTGGACGCATCGCAGGGAATAGAATAACGTCGCGAATTGTATGCGTATTGGTAAATAGCATTGCTAAACGATCAATACCAATACCTTGTCCTGCTGTTGGTGGTAAACCGTGCTCTAGCGCATTGATGTAATCGGCATCGTAGAACATGGCTTCATCATCACCAGCATCTTTCGCATCCACTTGCGCTTTAAAGCGGGCATCTTGATCTTCTGCATCATTAAGCTCAGAGAAACCATTAGCCACTTCACGACCACCAATAAAGAATTCAAAACGATCGGTAAAGAATGGGTTTGAATCGCTGCGACGAGCAAGAGGCGAGATATCCGCTGGGTAGCCCGTAATGAAAGTCGGTTGGATTAACTGAGGTTCAGCTGTCTCACCAAAGATCTCTTCAAGCAGTTGGCCGCAAGTCCAGAAAGTTTCTACTTCAACATGCACAGATTTCGCGATCTTAACCATAAAGTCACGATCTTTTACCGTTTCTTCATTTAAGTTGGCAATATCAGCGTGATCAGGGTTGTAATGTTTGATCGCATCGATCATGGTCATGCGGGCATATTTGCCACCGAACTCAACACGCTCTTCACCGTAAGGCATTGAGGTATCGCCCAGAACTTCAACCGCCACTGTGCTCAACATTTCTTCGGTAAGATCGATTAGATCGTTATAATCAGCGTACGCCATGTAGAATTCCATCATGGTGAATTCTGGATTATGACGTGGCGATAAACCTTCGTTACGGAAGTTACGGTTGATTTCAAATACACGATCAAAACCGCCTACCACTAAACGCTTCAAGTAAAGCTCAGGAGCAACGCGTAAGTACATATCAATATCAAGCGCATTATGATGAGTGATAAATGGACGCGCAGTTGCACCACCAGGGATCACATGCATCATTGGGGTTTCCACTTCTAAGAACGCTTTCTTAGACATGAAGTTACGGATCGCCATTACTAATTTAGAGCGAATGATAAACGCATTACGCGAATCTTCGTTTACGATCAAATCAACATAACGTTGACGGTAACGCATTTCTTGGTCAGTTAAACCGTGGAATTTTTCTGGCAGTGGACGCAGTGCTTTCGTCAGCAATTCGTAGCTTTCCATATTAACGTAAAGATCACCTTTGCCTGATTTATGCAACGTGCCTTTTACGCCAATGATGTCGCCGATATCAAGACCTTGGTATTTTTCTTTAAGATCTTTTTGCACGTCTTTAGCAGCGTACGCTTGAATGCGGCCAGACACTTCTTGGATCACAAGGAAAGGACCACGTTTTGCCATTACACGACCGGCGATGGCTGCAATGTAATTAAGCTCAACCAATTCTTCTTTGGTTTTTTCGCCAAATTCAGCTTGTAAATCTGCCGCTAGATTTTCACGACGGAAATCATTTGGGTGACCATTGGCTTTACAAGCTTTGCGGATGTGGTCAAGTTTACTACGACGCTCTGCGATCAGTTTATTTTCTTCTGCTACATCAATTTGGTCTTGGCTAGTTGATTCAGTCATCAGGTGCCCTTAATTAATAAAATTAGTACGCTCTATCTGAGCATTATTCTGTGGTGCCGCAAGTTGTTTAACCAGTTATAAACCTGACTTTAAACTTGCTTCAATAAATTTGTCTAAATCGCCATCTAATACTGCTTGAGTATTACGATTTTCGATCCCAGTGCGTAAATCTTTAATGCGTGAATCATCTAATACATAAGAGCGGATCTGGCTGCCCCAACCGATATCAGATTTAGAATCCTCGCTGGCTTGCTTCTCTGCATTTTGTTTTTGTAATTCATACTCAAACAATTTAGCGCGCATTTGTTTCATTGCCTGATCTTTGTTCTTATGCTGAGAACGATCGTTTTGACATTGAACCACAAGGTTAGTTGGAACGTGGGTAATACGAACCGCAGATTCTGTGGTGTTAACGTGCTGACCACCCGCGCCGGAAGCACGGTAAACGTCAATACGCAGATCGGATGGATTAATGTCGATCTCAATGTTGTCATCAATTTCTGGATAGATAAATGCAGAAGCAAATGAAGTATGACGACGGCCACCAGAATCAAACGGCGACTTACGCACTAAGCGATGCACGCCAGTTTCAGTACGCAACCAACCATAAGCATATTCACCTGAAATACGAACGGTTGCACCTTTTAGGCCTGCTACATCACCATCTGATACTTCAATAATTTCGGTTTTGAAACCTTTGGATTCAGCCCAACGTAAATACATACGCAGCATCATTGAAGTCCAATCTTGCGCCTCGGTACCGCCAGATCCTGATTGCAGATCGATATAACAATCTGATGGATCGTGATCGCCGGAAAACATACGGCGAAACTCTAGCTTTTCTAGCTTAGTTTCAAGCTCGCTCAACTCTGGTTCAATTTCATCGAAGGTTTCTTGATCGTCTTCTTCAACCGCCAGTTCGAGTAAACCCTCAACGTCCTCACCACCTTGATCGAGTAGATCTATGGTTTCGACGACCGCTTCTAGTGCGGCACGCTCTTTACCAAGCGCTTGTGCTCGTTGTGGTTCATTCCAAACATCGGGTTGTTCAAGTTCTGCGTTGACTTCTTCTAGACGCTCTTTCTTAGCATCATAGTCAAAGGTACCCCCTCAAAACGTGTGTGCGCTCGGCAACGTCTTGAAGGCGGTTTTTGATAGGATTGATTTCAAACATTTGGGCTCATCGCTAAAATTAGAAAATTGGGATTATCTTTAAGATCGAGATAACCGCGCAATTCTACCTAATATCACTTGAACTTTACAGGTATTTTGTTAAGCACTATCGATGCCAAACTGGCTCTTATTTGGCTTCTAAATGATCGACCATTAATTGCAGCGATTGATTGCCGCGAAATTCATTGATATCAAGCTTGTAGGCTAAATGTACCGTTTTAACCGAAGCATCTGGCCAACGGCGTAAATCAACATTAAACGCAATCGCATCGATCATGATGCTGGTACTGCGCCCTTTGCCCAGTGGTTGCAATGTCTCTGGATCTAAAAATATCGGCTCAACCA from Vibrio algicola encodes the following:
- a CDS encoding sigma-54 dependent transcriptional regulator — protein: MERQFKIGIMPGSLITIGGSAETWFDSIQQTGWMCHRCDDLRLAQQQLEQLGPCIGIIDLCQENLSLNAISCLVSTNKQVRWIAYIKESQLNSDPVRQFIVNYCIDFFTSPMPEKRLLNCIGHQLGMLKLEQKVWPDNPLDQQVSLIGDSLPMKRLREQIKRIAVTDACIIISGEQGSGKTIVAQYIHQYSSRNKGPVVVVNCSALPEQRLEQEVFGHNRTHTTGYIDCEIEKAKGGTLIFKNVTALPLSQQKHLHSLLSANHLGSSQTIESNDVRILATTHNDIEQCVRENTFLSELFFSLNVLKIYVPPLKERCTDINLLAQYYLQQNSREYNSQARTLSNNAVKQLTQYHWPGNVRELSNQIKRAVLMSEGTILDVHHLDLPSRLTKKRNLRTIREDSERNALIYVLESHNGQISPAAKELGVSRATMYRLLGKHNVAVENKSLA
- the prfB gene encoding peptide chain release factor 2 (programmed frameshift); translated protein: MFEINPIKNRLQDVAERTHVLRGYLDYDAKKERLEEVNAELEQPDVWNEPQRAQALGKERAALEAVVETIDLLDQGGEDVEGLLELAVEEDDQETFDEIEPELSELETKLEKLEFRRMFSGDHDPSDCYIDLQSGSGGTEAQDWTSMMLRMYLRWAESKGFKTEIIEVSDGDVAGLKGATVRISGEYAYGWLRTETGVHRLVRKSPFDSGGRRHTSFASAFIYPEIDDNIEIDINPSDLRIDVYRASGAGGQHVNTTESAVRITHVPTNLVVQCQNDRSQHKNKDQAMKQMRAKLFEYELQKQNAEKQASEDSKSDIGWGSQIRSYVLDDSRIKDLRTGIENRNTQAVLDGDLDKFIEASLKSGL
- the lysS gene encoding lysine--tRNA ligase is translated as MTESTSQDQIDVAEENKLIAERRSKLDHIRKACKANGHPNDFRRENLAADLQAEFGEKTKEELVELNYIAAIAGRVMAKRGPFLVIQEVSGRIQAYAAKDVQKDLKEKYQGLDIGDIIGVKGTLHKSGKGDLYVNMESYELLTKALRPLPEKFHGLTDQEMRYRQRYVDLIVNEDSRNAFIIRSKLVMAIRNFMSKKAFLEVETPMMHVIPGGATARPFITHHNALDIDMYLRVAPELYLKRLVVGGFDRVFEINRNFRNEGLSPRHNPEFTMMEFYMAYADYNDLIDLTEEMLSTVAVEVLGDTSMPYGEERVEFGGKYARMTMIDAIKHYNPDHADIANLNEETVKDRDFMVKIAKSVHVEVETFWTCGQLLEEIFGETAEPQLIQPTFITGYPADISPLARRSDSNPFFTDRFEFFIGGREVANGFSELNDAEDQDARFKAQVDAKDAGDDEAMFYDADYINALEHGLPPTAGQGIGIDRLAMLFTNTHTIRDVILFPAMRPQQ